A region of the Amycolatopsis sp. cg13 genome:
CTTGGTCTCCGGCAGCTTCGTCTGCTTCCACTCCGCACAGTCGCCCCAGCGCCGCACGGCTTCCTCCGAATAGCCCTCCGGCGCCTGGAATCCGCCGAACACTTCGAACTTCTCCTCGGGCGTCAACGTGTTGCCCATGGCTCTCGCCTCCAGCAATCGGTCGACGGCCGCGACCATGCGCTCGATCCGGTCCCCTTGCGCCACCAGCAGCTCCCGCTGCCGTTTCAGGTGGTGGTCGGCGTCGGTTCCCGGCTCCGCGAGCACGGACGCGATCGTCTCCAGGGGAAAGCCGAGCTCCCGGTAGAGCAGGATCCGCTGCAGCCGGTCGAGGTCGGCGTCGTCGTAGCGCCGGTAGCCGGACGTCGTCCGCCCGCTCGGCGACAACAGCCCGATCTCGTCGTAGTGGTGCAGCGCGCGCACGGTGACGCCGGCCAGCGCCGCCACCTCGCCCACTCGGTAGCTCATCGCTCTCCCCCTGTTTCTTCGGCCGAACGGCCCTTGCGAGAACCCACGATCGCGCCTCACGCCGCGTGAGGGTCAAGTCTGGTGGACACCGCCGTCCGGCGCGAGTACGAACGAAGCATGGCTCTGCGCACGCCGATCCGCGCCCATTCCGCTCTTCCGCCTGGTCCCCGCCTGCCGATGGCGGTCCAAACCGTCCTTTTCGGCGCTTTCCGGAACTCCCTGCTGCCGCTGCTGCGCCGCCGCTACGGAAATGTGGTGCGGCTGCGGCTGTACCCGGAACGGTCAGTGGTGCTGATCGGGGACCTCGATCTGGTCCGCGAGATCTTCGCCGGTCCGGTCGAGACGTTCCACGCCGGCGAGGGGAACATGGTGCTCAAACCCATGCTGGGCGGGCATTCGGTGCTGCTCACCGACGAGGAAGAGCACCGCCGGGCTCGGAAGCTGCTGATGCCCGCGTTCAACGGGGCGGCGATGCGCGGGTATCGCGACATGGTCACCGAGCTGACGGTCGCGGAGCTGGAGCGGTGGCCGCAGGGGCGGGCGTTCCGGGTGCACGACCGGATGCGGGCGTTGACGCTCGAAGTGATCCTGCGAGTCGTTTTCGGGGTGACGGACGGGCCGCGGCTGGCGGAATTGCGCGTGGCGCTGGAGCAGGTCATCGACATCAGCGCGCTGGATCTTTTCGGCTGGCACAGCCCGGCACTGCAGAAGTTCGGGCCGTGGCGGCGGAATCTCGAGCGGCAGCAGCGGGTCGACCAACTGCTGTACGCGGAGATCGCCGAGCGGCGGGCGGCGCCGGATCTGGCCCAGCGGACCGACGTGCTGTCCCGGCTGCTGAGCGTGCCCGGCGAGGACCAGCTCAGCGACCTCGAACTGCGCGACCAGCTGATCACGTTGCTGCTGGCCGGACACGAGACCACGGCGACCGCGCTGGCCTGGGCGCTGCACGAGCTTGCCCGTGATCCGGCGATCGCCGCGGAGACCGCCCGCGCAGCGGACGAGGGCGACGAGAAGTACCTGGAAGCGGTGGCCAAGGAAGCGATGCGGCTGCGGCCGATCATCTCCGAGGTGTCGCGGAAGCTCACGAAGGACGTGCAGGTCGGCCCGTATACGGTTCCGGCCGGGCACATGGTGCTGCCGTCGATTTCGCTCATTCACGCGGACCCGGCGCACCATCCGTCGCCGGAGGTGTTCGACCCGACGCGGTTCCTCGGCAGCGGCCCGCCCGCCGGCAGCTGGTTCCCGTTCGGCGGCGGCGCACGACGCTGTCTCGGGGCGGGATTCTCGTTGCTGGAGGCGACGATCGTACTGCGGGAACTGTTCACGCGATACCGGGTGAGCGCGCCCAGTCCGCGGCCGGAGCGAGTGAAGACCCGCCACATCACGCTCGTGCCCGGCGACGGCGCGCGGATCCTGGTGCACCGCCGCTGAGGTCCGTGAGGGGAACCCTGAGGGAATCTGATTCCCCTAGGGTTCCCCTCACGTACGTTCGCTCAAGCGGTCAGCGGCGGCGGGTGCGGAGGTAGTCGCCTACTACTGCCGCGCCCAAACCGTCCAGGTCCGGGGCGATGACGCGGCCGCCGGAGCGGCGGGCGATGGTGTCCACGAACGCTTCCAGGCGCGGGTCGTCGCCCAGCCGGAAGACGGTGACCGACGCGCCCAGCTTCGCGATTCTGTCCACTTCGGACAGTGTCTTGTAGATGGTCGCCGGTTCCGGCGGGTAGGAGAATTCCGCTTCGCCGTCGGGTTCCAGGTGAGCGGTGGGCTCGCCGTCGGTGACCATGAGGACGACCGGCTGGGCGTCCGGGTGACGGCGCAGGTGGCGTCCGGCCAGCAACAGCGCGTGGTGGGCGTTGGTGCCCTGTTCCCAGGTTCCTTCCAGACCGACGAGTTCGGGCAGCTCCACGGGCATCGCATAGCGGCCGAAGGTGATCAGCTGCAAGGCGTCGTTGCGGAATCTGGTGCTGATCAGCTGATGCAGCGCCAGCGCGGTGCGCTTCATCGGCAGCCAGCGACCCTCTTGGATCATCGACCACGATGTGTCGACCAGCAGCGCTACCGCCGCTCGCGAGCGATGTTCAGTCTCGATGACCTCGACATCCTCGACGTCGAGACGCACACTGCCCGCCCCGACCGCGGTGGAGCGCAATACCGCATTGCGCACAGTGCGCGGAACATCCCACGGTTGCATGTCACCGAACCGCCAGGGACGGCTCGACCCGGTCGGTTCGCCTGCCGCGCCCGCGGATTCGGTCTCCCGCTCTCCGGTTTTGCCGCGGAGCGAATTGACCACATCGGACAGTGCGGTCTCGCCAAGGCGGCGCAATGCCTTGGGCGACAACCGCAAGGTGCCGTCCGCAGCGCGTTCGAACAGGCCTTGCTGACGCAGTTCTCGTTCCAATTCGGACAGCCGGCGAGCATCGACGCCTGCGTCCGGACCGAGTTGGCGTTCCAGCGCCTCCAGGTCGATGTCCTCCAGGCGCGCGCCGGGATACGACTGGCCCAGCTGCTCGGCGAGGGCGTCCAGCTCCGCCAGGTCGGCCATCGCTTGCGCGCCTTCGCCGAGGCCCAGCGGATCCTGGCCGCGGAAGCGCGAGGACGACGTCCAGTCCTCCCCCGGCCGCAATGCCCGCAACTGGGAGTCCAAAGCGGACAGTTGCTGCGCCAGTCTCGGGTCGCCGAAGGCCTGCTGCGACAGCTCGGCCAGCTCGGCCCGTTGTTCCTCGGACATCGAGTTCAGCATCCGCTGCGCGGCGGCGGAACGGGCGGCGAGGACGTCGATCAGCTCTTCGACGTTCTGCGGGTTCTCCGGGAAGAACTCGCCGTGCCGCCGCATGAACTCGCTGAAGCGTTCGCCGATGTCGCTCGCGCCCTGGGCGTGCGCGGACAGCAGCGCGTTGAGGTCGCCGAGCATCTGGTTGATCCGCTCGACGTCCTCGGGCCCGGCGTTCTGCATCGCCTGCTTCATGCCCTGGAACCGCGCGTCCAGCAGCTCGCGGCCGAGGAGGTCGCGGATCTGCTCGTACTTCTGCCGTGCTTCATCCGAGCGCCAGTCATACTCGTTCAGCTCTCGGACGGCGGCCGCAGTGCCCGGTGGCAACGCGTCTAGCTGCGCTTCGCGGAAGCGTGCCTCGTCGTCGGGGTCTGGGAACAGTTCCCGGCGCTCGGCTTGGAGTGCTTCCTGCAGCAGCTGCTGGACTTCCTGCAGCGTGCCGTCCAGCCGGTGCCGCCGCTGGATCTGCGAACGGCGCTGCCACAGCTGACGGGTCAATTCGTCAAGGCCAGCAGTGCGTTCGGTGCCGCGGCGCAGCAACTCCTCGAGCGCCGAGCGCGGCGACGAACCGCCCATGACCTCGCGGCCGATCTCGTCCAGTGCGTCCCGCAGGTCCGCGGGCGGGGCCAGCGGGTCCGGCCCGTCGTGCCACGGGCCGTAGGAATATCCCTCCGGTAAGAGCGGCATTATTCGCCGTAGACCGTCGTGCCGTCGTCGGAGTCCTTCGCCAGCCTGCGAGCGAGGAACAGCGACTCCAGGGCCAGTTCGACCGCCGCCGCGATCCGGCCCGCCGGCTCGTCCGCGGACACTCCGGCCCGCTGGGCGACCTCGTGCAGCACCGGCAGTTCCGGCAGCGCCGCAAGGACTTCCGCACCCGGGATGCGCTCGCCGGTGGCGACGAGGTGGCCGTCCGCGACCGCGTCGGACAGCGGCCGCAGGTCCAGCCCGGCGAACCGTTCGCGAGCGGTTTCCGCGATCGCGCGGCGCATCAGGTGCACGAGGTGCTCGACCTCGCGGCCTTCCTCGCCGGGCTCGAACTCGACCTTGCCGCGCAGCACGGCGGGCACGGCTTCGAGGTCGACCGGACGCGCGACCGCCGGGTCCTCCCCCGTCACCGCGGCCCGGCGCAACGCGGCCGCCGCGACGGTTTCCGCCGCCGCCACCGCGAACCGGGCGGACACGCCGGAACGCTGGTCGATGACCGGCGACTCGCGCAGGTTGCGCACGAACCGGGCCAGCACCTCCAGCAGCGGCTCGCCGACCTCCGCGACGAGGTTCGCTTCCTGGCGCACCACGGCGACCTCGGACTCGACGTCCAGCGGGTAGTGCGTGCGGATTTCCGCGCCGAAGCGGTCCTTCAGCGGCGTGATGATCCGGCCGCGGTTGGTGTAGTCCTCGGGGTTGGCGGTCGCGACGAGGAGGACGTCCAGCGGCAGCCGCAGCGTGTAGCCGCGGACCTGGATGTCGCGTTCCTCCATGACGTTCAGCAGCGCGACCTGGATCCGCTCGGCGAGGTCGGGCAGCTCGTTGATCGCGACGATGCCGCGGTGCGCGCGCGGCACGAGTCCGAAGTGGATGGTCTCGGGGTCGCCGAGGCTGCGGCCTTCGGCGACCTTGACGGGGTCGACGTCGCCGATCAGGTCGCCGACGCTCGTGTCCGGCGTGGCCAGCTTTTCGGTGTAGCGCTCGCTGCGGTGGCGCCAGGCCACCGGCAGGTCGTCGCCGAGTTCGGCGGCGCGGCGGATCGAGGCGGGCGTGATCGGGTCGAGCGGGTGTTCGCCCAGCTCGGAGCCCTCGATGACCGGGGTCCACTCGTCGAGCAGGCCGGCCAGGGTGCGCAGCAGGCGGGTCTTGCCCTGGCCGCGTTCGCCGAGCAGGACGACGTCGTGGCCGGCGAGCAGGGCGCGTTCGAGCTGGGGCAGCACGGTGCGGGAGAAGCCGACGATGCCGGGCCAGGCGTCGCGGCCCTCGCGCAGCGCGGCGAGCAGGTTGTCGTGGATCTCGCGCGCGATCGGGCGCGGGGCGTATCCGGCGGCGCGAAGCTCGCCGGCAGTACGGGGAAGAGCGTCGGGAACAGCGTTCACCCCTTCGACGCTACTGACCGTTCCGGCATCCGTCGACGTGGAGCGGCTCCAGCCG
Encoded here:
- a CDS encoding MerR family transcriptional regulator translates to MSYRVGEVAALAGVTVRALHHYDEIGLLSPSGRTTSGYRRYDDADLDRLQRILLYRELGFPLETIASVLAEPGTDADHHLKRQRELLVAQGDRIERMVAAVDRLLEARAMGNTLTPEEKFEVFGGFQAPEGYSEEAVRRWGDCAEWKQTKLPETKGEWTEAELQRKDWVRRLVALVDEGVPADSPAAGELAEEHRAMLSAVMGECGYAMQQRIAALYADEPAQLAFLVREDEQRPGIGAYVRDAVRANAARQQA
- a CDS encoding cytochrome P450; the protein is MALRTPIRAHSALPPGPRLPMAVQTVLFGAFRNSLLPLLRRRYGNVVRLRLYPERSVVLIGDLDLVREIFAGPVETFHAGEGNMVLKPMLGGHSVLLTDEEEHRRARKLLMPAFNGAAMRGYRDMVTELTVAELERWPQGRAFRVHDRMRALTLEVILRVVFGVTDGPRLAELRVALEQVIDISALDLFGWHSPALQKFGPWRRNLERQQRVDQLLYAEIAERRAAPDLAQRTDVLSRLLSVPGEDQLSDLELRDQLITLLLAGHETTATALAWALHELARDPAIAAETARAADEGDEKYLEAVAKEAMRLRPIISEVSRKLTKDVQVGPYTVPAGHMVLPSISLIHADPAHHPSPEVFDPTRFLGSGPPAGSWFPFGGGARRCLGAGFSLLEATIVLRELFTRYRVSAPSPRPERVKTRHITLVPGDGARILVHRR
- a CDS encoding ATP-binding protein; translated protein: MNAVPDALPRTAGELRAAGYAPRPIAREIHDNLLAALREGRDAWPGIVGFSRTVLPQLERALLAGHDVVLLGERGQGKTRLLRTLAGLLDEWTPVIEGSELGEHPLDPITPASIRRAAELGDDLPVAWRHRSERYTEKLATPDTSVGDLIGDVDPVKVAEGRSLGDPETIHFGLVPRAHRGIVAINELPDLAERIQVALLNVMEERDIQVRGYTLRLPLDVLLVATANPEDYTNRGRIITPLKDRFGAEIRTHYPLDVESEVAVVRQEANLVAEVGEPLLEVLARFVRNLRESPVIDQRSGVSARFAVAAAETVAAAALRRAAVTGEDPAVARPVDLEAVPAVLRGKVEFEPGEEGREVEHLVHLMRRAIAETARERFAGLDLRPLSDAVADGHLVATGERIPGAEVLAALPELPVLHEVAQRAGVSADEPAGRIAAAVELALESLFLARRLAKDSDDGTTVYGE